A stretch of the Comamonas testosteroni TK102 genome encodes the following:
- a CDS encoding lipocalin-like domain-containing protein: MPYQPTPSQPQQPALLALSRRQSLQTLAAAGLGWAALGLPLPGMALPLKTLQFPRDFGSHPDLQTEWWYITGRLQAGGKPWGFQLTFFRSRIEAAQSLQSTLAAKQLIFAHAALCDVEGRKLLHDQRMARAGLGLAGASESDTDVRINDWYLQRRPVQGQNAVQASRYQALLTTKDFTLDLEFDSTQPLLLQGLNGLSRKGPREEQASYYYSQPQLKVGGSIAVAGQSLPVQASAHNHAWLDHECSAAIMDPEAQGWDWIGMNLDDGSALTAFHLRRRNGSALWAGGSFRAPNQSAQIFGADQVRFEPLRHWNSPHSKASYPVAWSVRTPAGRFEVQALVDDQELDSRASTGAIYWEGLCELRRIGADGTSRRAGQGYLEMTGYANALRL, from the coding sequence ATGCCTTATCAGCCCACGCCCTCCCAGCCTCAACAACCGGCACTGCTGGCCCTGTCACGCAGGCAGTCCCTGCAGACGCTGGCTGCGGCCGGTCTGGGCTGGGCGGCTCTGGGCCTGCCTCTGCCAGGCATGGCTTTGCCACTCAAGACCCTGCAGTTTCCGCGCGACTTCGGCAGCCACCCGGATCTCCAGACCGAGTGGTGGTACATCACCGGCCGACTGCAGGCCGGCGGCAAGCCCTGGGGCTTTCAGCTGACCTTCTTTCGCTCTCGCATCGAAGCTGCCCAAAGCCTGCAATCGACACTCGCAGCCAAGCAACTGATCTTTGCCCATGCGGCCTTGTGCGATGTCGAGGGCCGCAAGCTGCTCCACGATCAGCGCATGGCGCGCGCGGGCCTGGGTCTGGCAGGAGCCAGCGAGAGCGATACCGATGTGCGTATCAACGACTGGTATCTCCAGCGTCGCCCCGTGCAAGGCCAAAACGCCGTGCAGGCCAGCCGTTACCAGGCGCTGCTGACAACCAAGGACTTCACGCTGGATCTTGAATTTGACAGCACACAGCCATTGCTGCTGCAGGGCCTGAACGGTCTGTCACGCAAAGGCCCACGTGAGGAACAGGCCAGCTATTACTACAGCCAGCCCCAGCTCAAGGTCGGCGGCTCCATCGCCGTGGCCGGCCAGTCGCTGCCTGTGCAAGCCAGCGCACACAACCACGCCTGGCTCGACCATGAATGCAGCGCTGCCATCATGGACCCAGAGGCCCAAGGCTGGGACTGGATAGGCATGAATCTCGATGACGGCAGCGCACTCACTGCCTTTCATCTGCGCCGACGCAATGGATCGGCACTCTGGGCAGGCGGCTCATTTCGCGCACCGAACCAGAGCGCGCAAATCTTTGGCGCCGATCAGGTACGGTTCGAGCCGCTGCGCCACTGGAACAGCCCGCACAGCAAGGCCAGTTACCCCGTGGCCTGGAGCGTGCGGACACCGGCGGGCCGTTTCGAAGTTCAGGCCCTGGTGGACGACCAGGAACTGGACAGCCGCGCCAGCACCGGCGCCATTTACTGGGAAGGTCTGTGCGAGCTGCGCCGCATAGGCGCCGATGGAACAAGCCGTCGCGCGGGCCAGGGCTACCTGGAGATGACAGGCTATGCGAACGCGCTACGGCTTTAG
- a CDS encoding VOC family protein, whose protein sequence is MQIQPYLFFDGRCEEALDFYQAALGAEVTMLMRYKDAPPQPEPSTQQGCGPGQMDPEKIMHANVQIGETQIMASDGMNGGKPDFKGFSLSITAPSENEADRIFAAIGQGGKVQMALDTTFFARRFGVVTDRFGVSWMVIVPLVDIG, encoded by the coding sequence ATGCAAATCCAGCCCTATCTCTTTTTCGATGGCCGCTGCGAAGAGGCTCTGGATTTCTACCAGGCCGCTCTGGGCGCCGAGGTCACCATGCTGATGCGCTACAAGGATGCTCCGCCGCAGCCCGAGCCATCGACACAGCAAGGCTGTGGCCCGGGCCAGATGGATCCCGAAAAAATCATGCACGCCAATGTCCAGATTGGCGAGACGCAGATCATGGCATCTGACGGCATGAACGGCGGCAAGCCCGACTTCAAGGGATTTTCTCTGTCCATCACCGCGCCCAGCGAGAATGAGGCCGACCGCATCTTTGCCGCCATCGGCCAGGGCGGCAAGGTACAGATGGCGCTGGACACCACGTTTTTTGCGCGTCGTTTTGGCGTGGTGACCGACCGCTTCGGGGTCAGCTGGATGGTGATCGTTCCCCTGGTCGATATAGGCTGA
- a CDS encoding ABC transporter permease yields MTSRSPLLLLLTSFSWQELRQHPWRTATALIAIMLGVALGFAVHVINQSALDEFSRAVRSVNGQPDLQLHAMQGGLPLALYPQVAQTPGVASAVPWVETTVLLPGSSADPQTRSTQGAAQGVSLRVLGSDALKLAPVAPALMPRLFEDGDRLDLFAPDAVFLNAAALQALRLSPEQAVNAPIRWLLNGQAQQLRIAGTVAASGVPLAVMDIAALQQKLGLFDRIDRLDLLLTDSASRSQVGAALHALAAWQDQILIQQPSDDQQRVGEMSRAYRVNLTVLALVALFTGAFLVFSVLALSVAQRAPQFALLAVLGATPRQRMALVLLEALALGTLGSLAGIALGTALAWLALQVLGGDLGGGFFDGVQPALHWSPAAALIFGLLGLAATLAGAWWPARAAMDLPPAATLKGLGSTHESAPRLWPAVTLLAASLVLAFMPPVAGVPLAAYMAVGLLLLGGMSALPWLLGAVLALVPNAFSRQPLAMLALERARRMRHATTVAVGGVVASLSLAVALTVMVTSFRGSMMEWLDAVLPAPLYVRAAGGSSRVDAALLPADAARRLERLPGIARAQAMRSSQLVLSPERPALSLLIRPLQGEQAMQLPWVQGPLHQARPGIAVHISEAVAQLYGLKPGDNWPLLSKAFSLQTQDHQAPAASFYIASVWRDYVRQFGAVALDWQDYLALVGKAGNAAQISEIAIWPETPGPDLQAAIEQALGTPGQSPPALEFVSSQALRERSLRIFDRSFAVTYWLQAVAIGIGLFGIAASFSAQVLARRKEFGLLAHLGLTRRNVLSVVAAEGLAWTMLGTIAGTLLGLGVAVILVHVVNPQSFHWTMELRLPLLRLLALGAAVVLAGVITAWLAGRRAASADAVLAVKEDW; encoded by the coding sequence GTGACTTCACGCTCCCCGCTTCTTCTGCTGCTGACCAGCTTCTCCTGGCAGGAGTTGCGCCAGCACCCCTGGCGTACGGCCACGGCGCTGATTGCCATCATGCTGGGCGTGGCGTTGGGCTTTGCCGTCCATGTGATCAACCAGTCCGCACTGGACGAATTCTCCAGGGCGGTGCGCAGCGTCAACGGCCAGCCTGATCTGCAGCTGCACGCCATGCAAGGCGGCCTGCCGCTGGCGCTCTACCCCCAGGTGGCTCAGACCCCGGGCGTCGCCAGCGCCGTGCCCTGGGTCGAAACCACGGTGCTGCTGCCCGGCAGCAGCGCAGACCCGCAGACGCGCAGCACGCAAGGGGCAGCTCAGGGCGTGAGCTTGCGCGTGCTCGGCAGCGATGCCCTCAAGCTCGCCCCTGTCGCCCCGGCACTGATGCCGCGTTTGTTTGAAGACGGCGACCGTCTCGATCTGTTTGCTCCCGACGCCGTGTTTCTCAATGCCGCTGCCTTGCAGGCCCTGCGGCTGAGTCCTGAGCAGGCCGTCAACGCCCCCATACGATGGCTGCTCAACGGCCAGGCCCAGCAGTTGCGCATTGCGGGCACGGTCGCCGCCAGCGGCGTACCGCTCGCAGTCATGGACATTGCCGCACTACAGCAGAAGCTCGGCCTGTTTGACCGCATCGACCGGCTGGACCTATTGCTGACCGACAGCGCCAGCCGCAGCCAGGTAGGCGCCGCCCTGCACGCATTGGCGGCCTGGCAAGACCAGATACTGATCCAGCAGCCCAGCGACGATCAGCAGCGCGTGGGCGAGATGTCGCGCGCCTACCGCGTCAACCTCACGGTGCTGGCGCTGGTGGCCTTGTTCACGGGAGCGTTCCTGGTGTTCTCGGTACTGGCGCTCAGCGTGGCTCAGCGCGCGCCGCAGTTTGCGCTGCTGGCCGTACTCGGAGCCACGCCGCGCCAGCGCATGGCACTGGTGCTGCTGGAAGCGCTGGCGCTGGGGACTCTGGGAAGCTTGGCTGGTATTGCGTTGGGTACGGCGCTGGCCTGGCTGGCGCTGCAGGTGCTGGGCGGCGATCTGGGCGGCGGATTCTTCGACGGCGTGCAGCCCGCCCTGCACTGGAGTCCTGCGGCAGCGCTGATCTTCGGTCTGCTGGGCCTTGCAGCCACGCTGGCCGGCGCCTGGTGGCCCGCACGTGCCGCCATGGATCTGCCACCTGCGGCCACGCTCAAGGGGCTGGGCAGCACGCACGAGAGCGCTCCGCGTCTGTGGCCCGCTGTCACACTGCTCGCAGCCAGCCTGGTGCTGGCCTTTATGCCGCCGGTCGCAGGTGTCCCGCTGGCCGCCTATATGGCCGTGGGCCTGCTGTTGCTGGGCGGCATGTCGGCCCTGCCCTGGCTGCTGGGTGCGGTACTGGCACTGGTACCCAACGCCTTTTCGCGCCAGCCGCTGGCCATGCTGGCGCTGGAGCGCGCGCGGCGCATGCGCCACGCCACTACCGTGGCCGTGGGCGGCGTGGTGGCCAGCCTGAGCCTGGCGGTGGCCCTGACGGTGATGGTCACCAGCTTTCGAGGCAGCATGATGGAGTGGCTGGATGCCGTGTTGCCCGCGCCCCTGTATGTACGCGCCGCAGGCGGCTCCAGCCGTGTCGATGCTGCCCTGCTGCCCGCCGACGCGGCGCGGCGCCTGGAACGGTTGCCCGGCATAGCGCGTGCCCAGGCCATGCGCAGCAGCCAGTTGGTACTCAGCCCCGAGCGCCCGGCCCTGAGCCTGCTGATTCGCCCGCTTCAAGGTGAGCAGGCCATGCAGCTTCCCTGGGTGCAGGGGCCGCTCCATCAGGCCCGCCCGGGCATAGCCGTGCACATCAGCGAAGCCGTTGCCCAGCTCTATGGCCTGAAGCCCGGTGACAACTGGCCGCTGCTCTCCAAGGCTTTCAGCCTTCAAACTCAGGACCATCAAGCGCCAGCAGCTTCCTTTTACATAGCATCCGTGTGGCGCGACTATGTGCGTCAGTTCGGTGCTGTCGCCCTGGACTGGCAGGACTATCTGGCGCTGGTGGGCAAAGCTGGCAATGCGGCTCAGATCAGCGAAATTGCCATCTGGCCGGAGACCCCGGGCCCCGATCTGCAAGCGGCGATAGAGCAGGCCCTCGGCACGCCGGGGCAGTCCCCCCCGGCGCTGGAGTTTGTCAGCAGCCAGGCGCTGCGCGAGCGCTCCCTGCGCATTTTCGATCGCAGCTTTGCCGTCACCTACTGGCTGCAGGCCGTGGCCATAGGCATAGGCCTGTTCGGCATTGCCGCCAGCTTCAGCGCACAGGTGCTGGCCAGACGCAAGGAATTCGGGCTGCTGGCCCATCTGGGCCTGACGCGCCGCAATGTGCTGAGCGTGGTCGCCGCCGAGGGACTGGCCTGGACCATGCTGGGCACCATCGCCGGCACGCTGCTGGGCCTGGGCGTGGCAGTGATCCTGGTGCATGTGGTCAATCCGCAGAGCTTTCACTGGACCATGGAGTTGCGCCTGCCCCTGCTGCGCCTGCTGGCGCTGGGCGCTGCCGTGGTACTGGCCGGCGTCATCACCGCGTGGCTGGCCGGGCGCCGCGCCGCCAGTGCCGACGCCGTGCTGGCCGTCAAGGAGGACTGGTAG
- a CDS encoding ABC transporter ATP-binding protein gives MTATDSSHAHPLLQVSDLAKRYGEGEAQTTVFAQVSCEIAAGEFVAIVGNSGVGKSTFLNCLAGLDSWQQGRVLHSGTDLSTLDEARRAIWRRAHLGFVFQAFHVLPHLDVGQNIALPLMLLGRMDDQGQQRVQQVLQAVGLAGLGQRLPQQLSGGQLQRVAIARALVHSPPLLLADEPTGNLDPSTAQQIMDLLLQQTRDNGTALVLVTHSAEAARRADRVLRLTAGGMEAELSASQQTSLGL, from the coding sequence ATGACTGCCACCGACTCATCCCACGCCCATCCGCTGTTGCAGGTCAGCGACCTTGCCAAACGCTATGGCGAGGGCGAGGCCCAGACCACGGTCTTCGCGCAGGTGAGCTGCGAGATCGCCGCCGGCGAATTTGTCGCCATCGTCGGTAACTCCGGCGTGGGCAAGTCCACCTTTCTCAACTGCCTGGCCGGGCTGGACAGCTGGCAGCAAGGCCGGGTTCTGCACAGCGGCACGGATCTGTCCACGCTCGATGAAGCCCGGCGCGCCATCTGGCGGCGCGCGCATCTGGGCTTTGTGTTCCAGGCCTTTCATGTCCTGCCCCATCTCGATGTGGGGCAGAACATTGCCCTGCCGCTGATGCTGCTGGGCCGCATGGATGACCAGGGTCAACAGCGCGTGCAGCAGGTGCTGCAAGCCGTGGGACTCGCGGGTCTGGGCCAGCGCCTGCCCCAGCAGCTCAGCGGCGGCCAGCTGCAGCGCGTAGCCATTGCGCGTGCCCTGGTTCATTCACCGCCTCTGCTGCTGGCCGATGAGCCTACGGGCAATCTCGACCCGTCCACTGCTCAGCAGATCATGGATTTGCTGCTGCAGCAAACCCGCGACAACGGCACGGCGCTGGTGCTGGTCACCCATTCCGCAGAAGCGGCCAGGCGCGCCGATCGCGTGCTGCGGCTGACGGCAGGCGGCATGGAGGCCGAACTATCCGCCTCCCAGCAAACCTCCCTGGGCCTGTGA
- the miaA gene encoding tRNA (adenosine(37)-N6)-dimethylallyltransferase MiaA — MTAAHALPCIAIAGPTASGKTAAALALTERLAQRGQKAEIISVDSALVYKGMDIGTAKPTRDELAAVPHHLIDILDPLQAYSAAEFVRDTQKLVDEIRARQAIPLLVGGTMLYFKALTDGLDDMPAANPDVRAMLDAQAAELGWPAMHARLAQVDPVTAARLAPGDSQRIQRALEVWHVSGQPLSSFHTTRKKTGPAEQMGLATLFSLEPAERAWLHQRIALRFDLMLEQGFLDEVRSLRARGDLHLDLPSMRCVGYRQAWEVLDALEADPGKPLDMAGLRERGIASTRQLAKRQITWLRSMPQRRAIACDAPSAQQQLLDAALAAIEAAQQAAG, encoded by the coding sequence ATGACTGCTGCCCACGCCCTGCCCTGTATCGCCATTGCCGGCCCCACTGCCTCGGGCAAGACTGCGGCAGCGCTGGCCCTGACCGAGCGGCTGGCGCAACGCGGTCAGAAGGCCGAGATCATCAGCGTGGATTCGGCCCTGGTCTACAAAGGCATGGACATCGGCACGGCCAAGCCCACGAGGGACGAGTTGGCTGCAGTACCCCATCACCTCATCGACATCCTCGATCCGTTGCAGGCCTACAGCGCGGCCGAGTTCGTGCGCGACACGCAGAAGCTGGTCGATGAAATCCGCGCCCGCCAGGCCATACCTCTGCTGGTGGGCGGCACCATGCTGTATTTCAAGGCGCTGACGGACGGGCTCGACGATATGCCCGCAGCCAACCCCGACGTGCGCGCCATGCTGGACGCGCAGGCCGCCGAGCTGGGCTGGCCCGCCATGCATGCAAGACTGGCCCAGGTGGACCCCGTCACGGCAGCACGCCTGGCCCCCGGCGACAGCCAGCGCATCCAGCGCGCACTCGAGGTCTGGCATGTCTCGGGCCAACCGCTTTCAAGCTTTCACACGACCAGGAAAAAGACGGGCCCCGCCGAACAAATGGGACTTGCAACGCTTTTCTCTCTGGAGCCTGCAGAGCGAGCCTGGCTGCACCAGCGCATTGCGCTGCGCTTTGATCTGATGCTGGAGCAAGGCTTCCTCGACGAGGTGCGCAGCCTACGCGCGCGCGGCGATCTGCATCTGGACCTGCCCTCGATGCGCTGCGTGGGCTATCGCCAGGCCTGGGAAGTGCTGGACGCGCTGGAGGCCGATCCCGGCAAACCGCTGGACATGGCAGGCCTGCGCGAGCGCGGCATCGCCTCCACACGCCAGCTGGCCAAGCGCCAGATCACCTGGTTGCGCTCCATGCCCCAGCGCCGTGCCATTGCCTGCGATGCGCCCAGCGCCCAGCAGCAATTGCTGGATGCTGCCTTGGCAGCCATTGAGGCAGCACAGCAGGCCGCAGGCTAA
- a CDS encoding sulfatase, producing MTTPNIVFILADDLGWADLGVYGATDFKTPHLDHLASQGVRFNQAYASSAVCSATRIALITGRYQYRLQAGLEEPLARHGAQLGLPADHPTLPSLLKQAGYDTALIGKWHLGKPPAYGPQRSGYDYFFGNHSGAIDYFTHKPGVGEQFSPDLWQGNEPVERTGYYTYILGDEATRYVHERKDQDKPFFLSLHFTAPHWPWEGPGDEHVARSIKDLFHYDGGSLKKYGEIVEALDKAVGQVLQALDDTGQADNTIVIFTSDNGGERFSKTWPFTGQKTELLEGGIRVPTLLRWSARIRPQVQEQVTASFDWLPTLLAAAGARPHPDFPSDGQNILPILQGIAANTERSLFWRYKSQTQRAVRQGPWKYLKINDNEFLFNVEEDARERANLKEHQPEIFAGLRRQWEEWNEQLLPISAESYSHGLSPDIQADRYVPARLSQG from the coding sequence ATGACCACACCGAACATCGTTTTCATCCTGGCCGACGATCTGGGCTGGGCCGACCTGGGCGTCTATGGCGCCACCGATTTCAAGACCCCGCATCTGGACCACCTCGCGTCCCAGGGCGTGCGCTTCAATCAGGCCTATGCCAGCTCGGCAGTCTGCTCGGCCACACGCATTGCGCTGATCACCGGACGCTATCAGTACCGGCTGCAGGCCGGGCTCGAAGAACCGCTGGCCCGCCATGGCGCGCAACTCGGCCTGCCTGCCGATCACCCCACGCTGCCATCGCTGCTCAAGCAGGCCGGATACGACACGGCACTGATAGGCAAATGGCATCTGGGCAAGCCGCCCGCCTACGGCCCGCAGCGCAGCGGCTACGACTATTTCTTCGGCAACCACAGCGGTGCCATCGACTACTTCACGCACAAGCCCGGCGTGGGCGAGCAGTTCAGCCCCGACCTCTGGCAAGGCAACGAGCCCGTGGAGCGCACGGGCTACTACACCTATATCCTGGGCGATGAAGCAACGCGCTATGTGCATGAGCGCAAGGACCAGGACAAGCCTTTTTTCCTGTCGCTGCACTTCACTGCACCGCACTGGCCCTGGGAAGGCCCCGGTGACGAGCATGTCGCGCGCAGCATCAAGGATCTTTTCCACTACGACGGCGGCAGCCTGAAGAAATACGGCGAGATCGTCGAGGCCCTGGACAAGGCCGTGGGCCAGGTGCTGCAGGCGCTCGATGACACCGGCCAGGCCGACAACACCATCGTCATCTTCACCAGCGACAACGGCGGCGAGCGCTTTTCCAAGACCTGGCCCTTCACGGGCCAGAAGACCGAGCTGCTGGAAGGCGGCATCCGCGTACCTACGCTGCTGCGCTGGAGCGCCCGCATCCGGCCCCAGGTCCAGGAACAGGTCACCGCCAGCTTCGACTGGCTGCCCACGCTGCTGGCCGCAGCAGGCGCCAGACCTCACCCCGACTTCCCCAGCGACGGCCAGAACATTCTGCCCATCCTGCAGGGCATTGCAGCCAATACCGAGCGCAGCCTGTTCTGGCGCTACAAATCACAGACCCAGCGTGCCGTGCGTCAGGGCCCCTGGAAATACCTCAAGATCAACGACAACGAGTTCTTGTTCAATGTGGAGGAGGACGCCCGCGAGCGCGCCAACCTCAAGGAGCATCAGCCAGAAATCTTTGCCGGACTGCGCAGGCAATGGGAGGAATGGAACGAGCAACTGCTGCCGATCAGCGCCGAAAGCTACAGCCACGGCCTCTCGCCCGATATTCAGGCCGACCGCTATGTGCCGGCACGGCTGAGCCAGGGCTAG
- a CDS encoding tripartite tricarboxylate transporter substrate-binding protein produces the protein MHSHRSFLQQSLLAASSAGFSLNSLAKAAEFSAVPQASRILVGFGAGGGIDLLARVLAESIAAQLGKSHYVVVDNKPGANGQIAAQTLLNAPSDGSTYLIAPLITPVLSQIVYKKPGYDPARDFSPVGLLAHFQFGLAVPARHPARNIQEYVAWLKANPEKANFGSPAVGSLPHFFGLLLGEAAGVNIVHVPYKGGPAMMTDLISGQLASAIQTTSELAPLHKEGKVRILGTFGSQRGRELPDVPTFAEAGYPKATGSGWYSLWARKGTSPEAIATVNRAVNHALLDPKLQTKWAELSLQPDPRTPQALEQLRVAEVAKWRPVITNSGFAIE, from the coding sequence ATGCATTCCCACCGCTCCTTTCTGCAGCAATCGCTGCTCGCCGCCAGCTCTGCTGGCTTTTCCCTGAACTCTCTGGCCAAGGCCGCCGAGTTCTCCGCCGTTCCTCAGGCCAGCCGCATTCTGGTGGGCTTTGGCGCAGGCGGTGGCATCGATCTGCTGGCACGCGTGCTGGCCGAAAGCATCGCCGCACAGCTGGGCAAGAGCCACTATGTGGTGGTGGACAACAAGCCCGGCGCCAACGGCCAGATTGCCGCACAGACCCTGCTCAACGCCCCTAGCGACGGCAGCACCTATCTGATCGCACCGCTGATCACCCCGGTGCTCTCGCAGATCGTCTACAAAAAGCCTGGCTACGATCCAGCACGCGACTTTTCCCCCGTGGGTCTGCTCGCGCATTTCCAGTTCGGTCTGGCCGTCCCCGCCAGGCACCCGGCGCGCAATATTCAGGAATATGTGGCCTGGCTCAAGGCCAACCCCGAAAAGGCCAACTTCGGCAGCCCTGCCGTGGGCAGCCTGCCGCATTTCTTCGGTCTGCTGCTGGGCGAAGCGGCCGGCGTCAACATCGTGCATGTGCCCTACAAGGGTGGCCCGGCCATGATGACCGATCTGATCAGCGGCCAACTGGCCTCCGCCATCCAGACCACCAGCGAGCTGGCGCCGCTGCACAAGGAAGGCAAGGTCCGCATTCTGGGCACTTTCGGCAGCCAGCGCGGCCGCGAACTGCCCGATGTGCCGACCTTTGCCGAAGCCGGCTACCCCAAGGCCACAGGCAGCGGCTGGTACAGCCTGTGGGCACGCAAAGGCACTTCGCCCGAAGCCATTGCCACCGTCAACCGCGCCGTCAACCACGCGTTGCTGGACCCCAAGCTGCAGACCAAATGGGCCGAGCTGTCCCTGCAGCCCGACCCACGCACGCCACAGGCCCTGGAGCAGTTGCGCGTGGCCGAAGTCGCCAAGTGGCGTCCCGTGATCACCAACTCCGGCTTTGCCATCGAATAA
- a CDS encoding multidrug effflux MFS transporter, translated as MILTLGLLLGLQPLATDLYLPALPQLQQGFGAHVSQTQLTLTGFLLAFGCSQILWGPLSDRLGRRPVLLLGISGYVIAALGCASAQSMEALIAWRSLQGAALGAGVMCARAVVRDLYAPHMGAQVMSKALTGLGVLAFLAPISGSLLVGWLGWRSTMLAQAFMGCLAWLLVVLRFRESIPQRNPQALQAGNLLRTWSRIVRNPMFQAYNLLTCFSYAGLFTNLAASSFTYINVLHMERTQYGLMLGGNALCYVAGTFACRRLLRSMSVRRAVAVAGVLSLTAGSIMGLAALADLRSIWAYALPFCLYQIAHGIHMPCGQSNAIAPFPQAAGTASAINGLVMMLMAFAMGHWLGLNLDADSTMPLAFGIWFWSACTAITAWTLVQRFGISKS; from the coding sequence GTGATTCTCACGCTGGGGCTGCTGCTCGGTCTTCAGCCGCTGGCAACCGACCTCTATCTGCCCGCCCTGCCTCAGCTGCAGCAAGGCTTTGGCGCCCATGTCTCGCAGACCCAGCTGACACTGACCGGCTTTTTGCTGGCCTTTGGCTGCTCGCAGATTCTCTGGGGCCCGCTGTCGGACCGGCTGGGCCGCCGCCCGGTCTTGCTGCTGGGCATCAGCGGCTATGTGATCGCCGCTCTGGGCTGCGCCAGCGCACAGAGCATGGAGGCCTTGATTGCCTGGCGCAGCCTGCAAGGCGCAGCACTGGGCGCCGGTGTGATGTGCGCGAGAGCCGTGGTCCGCGATCTCTACGCACCGCACATGGGCGCGCAAGTCATGTCCAAGGCACTGACGGGCCTGGGTGTGCTGGCTTTTCTGGCGCCCATCAGCGGCAGCCTGCTCGTGGGTTGGCTGGGCTGGCGCTCCACCATGCTGGCACAGGCCTTCATGGGCTGTCTGGCCTGGCTGCTGGTGGTGCTGCGCTTCAGGGAATCGATTCCCCAGCGCAACCCGCAGGCGCTGCAAGCGGGCAATCTGCTGCGCACCTGGTCGCGCATTGTGCGCAACCCCATGTTCCAGGCCTACAACCTGCTGACCTGCTTCAGCTATGCAGGCCTGTTCACCAATCTGGCGGCCTCTTCGTTCACCTACATCAACGTGCTGCATATGGAGCGTACGCAATACGGACTGATGCTGGGCGGCAACGCGCTGTGCTATGTCGCAGGCACCTTTGCCTGCCGCCGTCTGCTGCGCAGCATGAGCGTGCGGCGCGCCGTGGCCGTAGCGGGGGTGCTGTCGCTGACGGCCGGCTCCATCATGGGCCTGGCGGCCCTGGCCGATCTGCGCAGCATCTGGGCCTATGCCCTGCCCTTCTGTCTCTACCAGATCGCCCACGGCATACACATGCCCTGCGGACAAAGCAATGCCATCGCGCCTTTTCCCCAGGCAGCGGGTACGGCCTCGGCCATCAACGGCCTGGTGATGATGCTCATGGCGTTTGCCATGGGACATTGGCTGGGACTGAATCTGGATGCGGATTCCACCATGCCGCTGGCCTTCGGCATCTGGTTCTGGTCAGCCTGCACGGCCATCACGGCATGGACGCTGGTACAGCGTTTTGGCATCAGCAAATCATGA
- a CDS encoding alpha/beta hydrolase — protein sequence MPKTSRFCSPRRLAAALGLALLLALAIWGMREIDARQRVWIFQPSDRSWPGANTAGMQEQWIDFRSRDGSAARLHALWMPSGNARAPLLLFLHGARWNVTGSSPRIRRLQAMGFSVLAVDYRGFGKSSPALPSQASAAEDARAAWEWLGRQAAGRPRYVFGHSLGGAVAIDLASSVKDESGVLVESTFTSIPDVFDSMRWGWLPVNWLITQRFNSVDRVADIGSPLLVVHGTADPLIPARLGRQLFDAAREPKRLILVEGASHHNTQSKALVQYRQALHELFGLNPR from the coding sequence ATGCCCAAGACCTCACGCTTCTGCAGCCCCCGCCGCCTCGCGGCAGCACTCGGTCTTGCCTTGCTGCTGGCGCTCGCGATCTGGGGCATGCGCGAGATCGATGCCCGGCAGCGGGTCTGGATTTTTCAGCCCAGCGACCGCAGCTGGCCCGGAGCCAACACGGCCGGCATGCAGGAACAATGGATAGACTTTCGCAGCCGCGACGGCAGCGCCGCCAGGCTGCACGCCCTCTGGATGCCATCCGGCAATGCACGTGCCCCGCTGCTGCTTTTTCTGCATGGAGCGCGCTGGAATGTGACAGGCTCCTCGCCACGCATACGGCGCCTGCAGGCCATGGGCTTTTCGGTGCTGGCCGTGGACTACCGCGGCTTTGGCAAGAGCAGCCCGGCCCTGCCCTCGCAGGCCTCGGCCGCGGAGGACGCTCGTGCCGCCTGGGAATGGCTGGGCCGACAGGCCGCAGGCAGGCCGCGCTATGTCTTTGGCCACTCGCTGGGCGGCGCCGTCGCCATCGATCTGGCCAGCTCCGTCAAGGACGAAAGCGGGGTGCTGGTCGAGTCCACCTTCACCAGCATTCCCGATGTCTTCGACTCCATGCGCTGGGGCTGGCTGCCCGTGAACTGGTTGATCACGCAGCGCTTCAATTCGGTCGACAGGGTGGCAGACATCGGCTCGCCGCTGCTGGTCGTGCACGGCACGGCAGACCCGCTGATTCCGGCCCGGCTGGGCCGGCAGCTGTTCGATGCGGCGCGCGAGCCCAAGCGCCTGATCCTGGTCGAGGGCGCCAGCCATCACAACACCCAGTCCAAGGCACTGGTGCAATATCGCCAGGCACTGCATGAGCTGTTCGGCCTGAATCCGCGCTGA